The Chitinimonas arctica region GGTGACAGCCTGGCGGTCGGCGCCGGGCTGGCTTTGGCCAATCCGGTGGTCGGGGTCGGCGCATTCCTGTTGCAGCGCGTACTGAAGGACCCGCTTGGCCAGTTGATCGCCTACGAGTACGACATCACAGGCCAATGGGACGACCCACAGGTGACGCGAGTAGGCGCGACGCCGACAAAATAAGAAAGGATTCGCCATGTCCACCCGTGCGCATTCGACACAACAGGCAGCCGCCCGGGCCGCCACTGAAGGCGGCCTGCGCGTCGCCGCCGTCCAGATGGCTTCCGGACCCACGGTCAGCGCCAATCTGACGGAAGCCGAGGTACTGATCCGGCTGGCGGCGCGGCAAGGCGCCCGGCTGGTGGTCTTGCCCGAGTATTTCGCCATCCTCGGCCTGCGCGATAGCGACAAGGTGGCGGTGCGCGAGCAGCCCGGCCACGGTCCGATACAGGATTTCCTGTCGCGCACCGCCAAGAAGCTGGGCATCTGGCTGGTGGGCGGCTCGGTGCCGCTCTGGACCGAGGATCCGGTCAAAGTCCGCAATACCACCCTGGTCTTCGACGACAAGGGCCAGTTGGCGGCCCGCTATGACAAGATCCACCTGTTCGGATTCGAGATGGGCGGCGAAACCTACCGCGAGGAAGCCACCATCACCGCCGGCGACGAAATCGTGGTGTTCGACTCGCCGTTCGGCCGGGTCGGCCTGGGCATCTGCTATGACCTGCGCTTCCCCGAGCTGTTTCGGCGCATGCAGGCCGTCGATGTGCTGGTGGTGCCCGCCGCCTTTACCGAGACCACCGGGCGGGCGCACTGGGAGACCCTGGTCAGGGCGCGCGCCATCGAGAACCTGGCCTATGTGATTGCCTCGGCCCAGGGCGGTTTTCATCGCAACGGACGCGAAACCCATGGCGACAGCATGATCGTCGATCCCTGGGGCATCGTCCTGGACCGGTTGCCGCGCGGCTCCGGCGTGGTGGTGGCCGAGATCGACCGCGACTACCAGGCCCGCCTGCGGCAAAGCCTGCCTGCCTTGTCGCATAGAGTATTCAGTTGAAGCAGCCGGGTAGGGGCTGAACAAAACGATCTGCCTTCACACGGGTTAAGTGCTCTTCGTGTAAAAAAAGTGTGGGTGCGGCGTGACAGTGGCACACTCGTACGGCTCCCTACCGCTTTTCGGCCGGTGCCCGCCAGGGCGGCCGGCCCGCAACCAAGACGGAAATCCTTATGACTGCTGCCAACTCATCGGCCATTGCTACCGCCGATCAATATCTGCTGAGCCCTTACACACTGGATGATGCCGCGCTGGACCGGGTGTTCGGCGAGATCATGACCCACCAGGTCGATTATGCCGATCTCTACTTCCAGTACAGCCGGGCCGAAGGCTGGAGCCTGGAGGAGGGCATGGTCAAATCCGGCAGCTTCAATATCGATCAGGGAGTCGGGGTGCGGGTGGTCAGCGGCGAGAAGACCGCGTTCGCCTATTCGGACGATATCAGCCTGGCCGCTCTGCAATCCGCCGCCCATGCCACGCGCGCCATCGGCCGGCAGGGTGGGCAAGGCACCAGCCGCGCCGTGCAAGCCGTGCCTGGCCGGCAGCTCTATGCACCCATCGACCCCTTGGGCAGCTTGGACGAAGCGGGCAAGGTCGCCTTGCTGGAACGCCTGGAAAGCTATACGCGCAGCCTGGATCCACGCGTGAGCCAGGTCATGGCCAGCCTCTCGGGTGAATACGAGGTGGTCTATATCGCCCGCCACGACGGCCACCGCGCCGCCGATGTGCGCCCCCTGGTACGGGTCGGCGTGCAGGTGATCGTGGAACAGAACGGGCGGCGCGAATCGGCCCATGTCGGCGGGGGTGGTCGGTTCGACTACGCCTATTTCAGCGACGAAGTGCTGCAAGGCTATGCCCGCGAGGCGGTGCGGCA contains the following coding sequences:
- a CDS encoding carbon-nitrogen hydrolase family protein: MSTRAHSTQQAAARAATEGGLRVAAVQMASGPTVSANLTEAEVLIRLAARQGARLVVLPEYFAILGLRDSDKVAVREQPGHGPIQDFLSRTAKKLGIWLVGGSVPLWTEDPVKVRNTTLVFDDKGQLAARYDKIHLFGFEMGGETYREEATITAGDEIVVFDSPFGRVGLGICYDLRFPELFRRMQAVDVLVVPAAFTETTGRAHWETLVRARAIENLAYVIASAQGGFHRNGRETHGDSMIVDPWGIVLDRLPRGSGVVVAEIDRDYQARLRQSLPALSHRVFS